ACATTCTTCCTCCTCCTGATACCTATTCAAATGAAGACGATATCATTGAAGGTGTCGGAAGAATGGATGACGGAAGAATTATTACTATTTTAAAAGTTGATAATTTAATAAAAAGGGAAGATATAGTCCCTAATAACGAAAGTTAATCTTTTAGATATACCATATCGTTTAAGAGAAGCAGTAATTCACCTAAAATTTCTTTTTGCTCTTCTTCATTTTTGATATTTTTTTCAATATTTTCTTTTAACATCCATTCAACTTCATTAATATCATAATCAAGGTCAATTAAAATTTCTCTTATTTTTTGTGTAGGTTCTAAAAATTCTATCTGGTGGTTACCTTCTTCATCAAAGCTTACTATCGCTTCATTGGTAAAACTGAAAAGATTGTGTTTCATTCCAAGAATTTCCTGATATGCACCGACCAAGAAAAAGCCCAAATAATATTTTTCCTTTGAAAGATCAACATCATGTAAATATATCGGATTTTTTTTGCTGAAAGGTATTTCACCGTCACTGTCGCATGTAATATCCCAGATGGTAGCACTTCTGTTTGGAGTTATATTTAATTTGGTTAAAGGCATTACCGGGAATCTCTGTCCAAGACCCCAAAAGTCTGGGAGACTTTGGAAAATAGAGAAGTTTGCAAGATATTTTTCCTGGATTTTTTCATTAATGGATTTAAGCTCTTTGTTTTTAAATCCTCTGGCAGTTGCGAATTGTAAAGCTTTTCTTATAATTAGATGAACCAATATCTCACTATTACTTCTGTCTATTAAATCTATATATCCCAAGTCAAACAAAGTCAAAAGACTTTCGAAATGATCAAGTGCGTCGTGGAAATATTCTATATAGTTGTTTTCGTTGATTGTATCGTATAAATCAAAAAGCTCTTCCACCAAATCAGGGTTTTTGTTTTTGAGTCTTAGAGATTTTTCGCTGTATTCCTGTGAAAAAAGTTCAATCACGGGAGCTATCAGTATAGTAGAGGGTGATGCAATAAAGCGTCCGCTTTCCGTAAAAATATCCGGCATAGGAACCTGCTTTTTGTTGGAGATTTCTTTAAGAAGATAAACAACGTCGTTGCTGAATTCTTCAATCGAGTAGTTTTTATCCCTTTTTTCTTCCCATTGCGAATATTCTATTGCAAGGCCA
This genomic interval from Nautilia profundicola AmH contains the following:
- the speA gene encoding biosynthetic arginine decarboxylase, translating into MNYGIDIWSANNFFIENGKLKINYGNQPALIDIVEEIEEKGIKGPILLRFPHLIRKQINSLYTSFNKAIKDFDYKGKFQAVFPLKVNQFPTFLKPLIKIANRYNYGLEAGSKAELILAMAYNNKTAPITINGFKDKDMIRLAFIAGFMGYNVTITIEGLNELKSIIEVSGEYHKMPVNIGIRIRLHTSGVGIWAKSGGIESKFGLSSTEIIEAIEILKQHNMLDKLKMIHFHIGSQINDISPLKKAIRESGNIYADLRKLGAKNLSAINIGGGLAIEYSQWEEKRDKNYSIEEFSNDVVYLLKEISNKKQVPMPDIFTESGRFIASPSTILIAPVIELFSQEYSEKSLRLKNKNPDLVEELFDLYDTINENNYIEYFHDALDHFESLLTLFDLGYIDLIDRSNSEILVHLIIRKALQFATARGFKNKELKSINEKIQEKYLANFSIFQSLPDFWGLGQRFPVMPLTKLNITPNRSATIWDITCDSDGEIPFSKKNPIYLHDVDLSKEKYYLGFFLVGAYQEILGMKHNLFSFTNEAIVSFDEEGNHQIEFLEPTQKIREILIDLDYDINEVEWMLKENIEKNIKNEEEQKEILGELLLLLNDMVYLKD